In one Bacteroidota bacterium genomic region, the following are encoded:
- a CDS encoding DUF2911 domain-containing protein, whose translation MLFNKFKTLTGALAIAVMTTTSVNAQLKTPAPSPLQTLKQAFALSDITIEYSRPSAKGRVVYGDVVPFGKVWRTGANSSTKITFGEDVKVEGMDLKAGTYALYSVPNKDSWDLMFYKDLTLGGDVANYKKENEVLKITVKPSALTEKVETFAINVAEMTANTAVIELVWEKTRVAFKVTAEIDSKIMKTIENTIIKDNRPYFAAASYYYENDKDLKLAGEWVDKAIANNPKAYWVVLLKAKIQYKAKDLKGAAVTAEQAKTLAAADQDDAYVKQAEKIIADCKK comes from the coding sequence ATGCTATTCAACAAATTCAAAACATTAACAGGAGCATTGGCCATCGCGGTAATGACTACAACATCAGTAAACGCGCAATTAAAAACACCGGCTCCAAGTCCTTTACAAACATTAAAACAAGCTTTTGCGTTATCGGATATTACGATTGAGTATTCTCGTCCGAGTGCGAAAGGTCGTGTGGTTTACGGTGATGTAGTGCCTTTCGGAAAAGTATGGCGCACCGGTGCTAATTCATCTACAAAAATTACATTTGGTGAAGATGTAAAAGTAGAAGGTATGGATTTAAAAGCCGGAACTTACGCGTTGTATTCTGTTCCTAACAAAGACAGCTGGGATTTAATGTTCTATAAAGATTTAACCTTAGGTGGTGATGTAGCGAATTACAAAAAAGAAAATGAAGTTTTAAAAATCACAGTGAAGCCAAGTGCTTTAACTGAAAAAGTAGAAACTTTCGCTATCAATGTAGCGGAAATGACTGCAAATACTGCTGTTATCGAATTAGTGTGGGAAAAAACACGCGTAGCATTTAAAGTAACCGCTGAAATCGACAGCAAAATCATGAAGACGATTGAGAACACGATCATTAAAGATAATCGTCCGTACTTTGCCGCTGCATCTTATTACTATGAAAACGATAAGGATTTAAAATTAGCAGGGGAGTGGGTTGATAAAGCGATTGCTAACAATCCTAAGGCCTATTGGGTAGTTTTATTAAAAGCAAAAATTCAGTACAAAGCAAAAGATTTAAAAGGTGCAGCGGTAACTGCAGAGCAAGCTAAAACATTAGCAGCTGCTGATCAGGATGACGCTTATGTAAAGCAAGCCGAAAAAATCATTGCAGATTGTAAAAAATAA
- a CDS encoding RecQ family ATP-dependent DNA helicase produces the protein MALLPTGGGKSLCYQLPGLVMGGTTLVISPLIALMNDQVRGLKKKGISAVAISSAMNYKEIEIALTNAALGHVQFLYVSPERLENEDFRMKLSYLPITLIAVDEAHCISQWGYDFRPSYMQIAKVKDYFRDINIIAVTASATKEVQEDILQKLEIPNAKVFRQSFARPNLRYIVQLEENKTERLLKIIHNVGGSGIVYVKNRKRTEQIAAVLNKFNVKADFYHAGIKNSVRSEKQEAWINNKFQVMVATNAFGMGIDKPDVRFVVNLDLTDSLESYFQEAGRGGRDGKTAYAVLLYTKRDEEQLKEHMELSFPEQEMIRNCYNAVCNYYQIAVGTGSGLSVDFNIDEICKLYNLNAVTLYNSLKFLEKENYVSLIDAGYEPGKVHITAGKEDLYNYQVKFPKYEPVLKALMRGYGGILEQYTYINEKDIAYRIKNTIQFVTEQLEFLHSQEILSYIKQSELPKLIFLQNRINAKHVEFNLSHYTFLKERFREKMNKVIEYANQKEICRQTFLLNYFNELSGDACGYCDVCIAQKKNPPSKAIETEILHHLSDQTLHIDQLKEKLMKYNDEVWVMALNKLLEDGKVKMNEQRHLRLA, from the coding sequence TTGGCTTTATTGCCAACCGGTGGAGGAAAATCGTTGTGCTATCAGTTACCCGGTTTAGTTATGGGCGGCACAACATTAGTGATTTCGCCGCTCATTGCTTTAATGAATGATCAGGTGAGAGGCTTGAAGAAGAAAGGCATCTCCGCTGTGGCGATTAGTTCAGCCATGAATTACAAGGAAATTGAAATTGCTTTAACCAACGCTGCATTAGGACATGTACAGTTTTTGTATGTATCACCGGAGCGCCTGGAGAATGAAGATTTCCGCATGAAGCTTTCGTATTTACCCATCACTTTAATCGCGGTAGATGAAGCGCATTGTATTTCTCAATGGGGTTATGATTTCCGTCCGAGTTACATGCAGATTGCCAAAGTAAAAGATTATTTCAGGGATATAAATATCATAGCGGTAACAGCGAGTGCTACGAAAGAAGTGCAGGAAGATATTTTGCAGAAGTTGGAAATTCCTAATGCAAAAGTGTTTCGTCAATCGTTTGCGCGACCTAATTTGCGTTACATTGTGCAGTTGGAAGAAAATAAAACAGAGCGTCTCTTAAAAATTATACATAATGTGGGTGGCAGTGGCATTGTGTATGTAAAAAACAGAAAACGTACCGAGCAAATAGCCGCCGTATTAAATAAATTTAATGTTAAAGCCGATTTCTATCACGCGGGAATTAAAAATTCGGTTCGCTCCGAAAAGCAGGAAGCATGGATTAATAATAAATTTCAGGTAATGGTTGCTACGAATGCATTCGGAATGGGTATTGATAAACCGGATGTGCGTTTTGTGGTGAACTTAGATTTAACGGATAGTTTGGAATCGTATTTTCAGGAAGCAGGAAGAGGTGGACGTGACGGAAAAACGGCTTATGCTGTATTGTTGTACACGAAGCGCGATGAAGAACAATTAAAAGAACACATGGAATTGTCGTTTCCAGAGCAGGAAATGATTCGTAATTGTTACAATGCGGTTTGTAATTATTATCAGATTGCCGTTGGAACGGGCTCCGGTTTGAGTGTGGATTTTAATATTGATGAAATTTGTAAACTCTATAATTTAAATGCGGTTACTTTATATAACAGTTTAAAATTTTTAGAGAAGGAAAATTATGTTTCTTTAATCGACGCGGGTTACGAACCGGGAAAAGTACACATCACTGCAGGTAAAGAAGATTTGTATAATTATCAGGTAAAATTCCCGAAGTATGAGCCGGTGCTCAAAGCCTTGATGCGCGGGTATGGCGGAATTTTAGAGCAGTATACCTACATCAACGAAAAGGACATTGCGTACAGAATCAAAAACACCATTCAATTTGTTACAGAGCAGCTCGAATTTTTGCATAGTCAGGAAATACTCTCCTACATCAAGCAAAGTGAATTACCGAAATTAATTTTCCTTCAAAACCGGATTAATGCTAAGCATGTTGAATTTAATTTAAGTCATTACACGTTTTTAAAAGAGCGATTCCGTGAGAAAATGAATAAAGTCATTGAGTACGCGAATCAAAAAGAAATTTGTCGCCAAACTTTTTTGCTTAATTATTTTAATGAGTTAAGCGGAGATGCTTGCGGTTATTGTGATGTGTGTATAGCGCAAAAGAAAAATCCGCCATCTAAAGCCATTGAAACAGAAATCCTGCATCATTTATCGGACCAAACTTTACATATCGATCAGCTCAAAGAAAAATTAATGAAATACAATGATGAAGTGTGGGTAATGGCACTCAATAAGTTGTTGGAAGACGGGAAAGTAAAAATGAATGAGCAACGCCACCTGCGTTTAGCTTAA
- a CDS encoding carboxypeptidase-like regulatory domain-containing protein, with protein sequence MKAQTGTVSGIVKTNDGEPIEGITIAILEDGKNTTISDAKGFYKLEVASNTDLTIAFYNINFKQINHKINVKPGENLTYSPTLQFKNEMTTVTVVGENRVQEITRIDPKLFYQLPTAGGSIEDLIKTQMGVSSNNELSSSYSVRGGNFDENLVYVNDIEVYRPFLVRSGQQEGLSFANPDMVSNINFSAGGFEAKYGDKMSSVLDITYRKPTKFGGSASGSLLGGGLHLEGISKNRLVAWSIGSRYRSNAYILKSIDTKGEYRPRFYDIQSFFTFNINPKLTVEWLTNVANNQYLVIPANRETTFGTVNNAVSFKVYFDGREVMQYNTYMTGVSTTYLPNKTLKLKLIASGYRTKEEELYTVQGQYYIDQLEADFGQDDFGQVAFNRGIGTFINNGRNTLEAQVYTIEHKGTKYLKKNNEFLWGVRYQQEFIQDKLSEWKMIDSADYVNPYSPTEINLTDVYKSKININSSRVMEYIEYIHNKTFRDSSTLTFTGGVRGNYWTLNNQFVVSPRVTLAYKPNWKRDFIFKLSGGYYYQPPFYRELRGLDGTLNTNLKAQQSIHVVLSSDYNFSAWRRPFKFMVAAYFKDLRNLVTYEIDNVRVRYFANNNTRGYATGIDFRVNGEFVKGVESWASLGFLRTYEYSKDNIHYKYYNKEGEEIVKGYSFDQVAVDSTKIDPGFIPRPTDQLATFSLFFQDYLPKYPALKMNLNLIFGSGLPFGPPNHLRYQQIFRMPPYRRVDVGFAYNILKEDREFKTKNFMNHVKSMWLNVEVLNLLGVNNTVSYTWVKDVTARQYAVPNYLTNRMLNVKLQVRF encoded by the coding sequence TTGAAAGCACAAACCGGAACGGTAAGCGGTATCGTTAAAACGAACGATGGCGAACCTATTGAAGGCATCACCATCGCCATTTTAGAAGACGGTAAAAACACCACCATCTCTGATGCCAAGGGTTTTTATAAACTGGAGGTAGCAAGCAATACCGATTTAACCATCGCTTTCTATAACATCAATTTCAAACAAATCAACCATAAGATTAATGTAAAGCCCGGCGAAAATCTCACTTACTCCCCTACACTACAATTTAAAAACGAAATGACCACCGTAACTGTAGTTGGAGAAAACCGTGTGCAGGAAATTACGCGCATCGACCCGAAATTATTTTACCAATTACCTACTGCCGGCGGTAGCATCGAAGATTTAATTAAAACCCAAATGGGTGTAAGCAGCAATAACGAATTAAGCAGCAGCTATTCGGTGCGCGGCGGAAATTTCGACGAGAACCTGGTTTACGTTAATGATATTGAAGTATACCGTCCGTTTTTGGTGCGCAGCGGACAACAGGAAGGATTGAGTTTCGCGAATCCGGATATGGTGAGCAATATTAATTTCTCGGCAGGTGGATTTGAAGCGAAGTACGGTGATAAGATGTCATCGGTGCTGGATATAACGTACCGCAAACCTACGAAATTCGGTGGCTCAGCTTCCGGAAGTTTATTGGGTGGAGGTTTACACCTCGAAGGAATTTCCAAAAACAGATTAGTGGCTTGGTCGATTGGCTCGCGTTACCGCAGCAATGCTTACATTCTAAAAAGCATCGACACCAAAGGTGAATACCGTCCGCGTTTTTACGATATACAATCCTTCTTCACTTTTAACATCAATCCCAAACTAACGGTCGAGTGGCTTACCAATGTCGCCAACAATCAATACTTAGTGATACCTGCTAACCGCGAAACCACTTTTGGAACCGTGAACAACGCCGTAAGCTTTAAAGTGTATTTCGACGGACGTGAAGTGATGCAATACAACACCTATATGACCGGTGTTTCTACTACTTATCTTCCCAACAAAACCCTCAAATTAAAACTCATTGCTTCGGGTTACAGAACCAAAGAAGAAGAATTGTACACGGTGCAAGGACAATATTACATTGATCAATTGGAAGCGGATTTCGGGCAGGATGATTTCGGGCAGGTAGCTTTTAACCGCGGGATTGGAACATTTATTAATAACGGTCGTAATACACTGGAAGCGCAAGTGTACACCATCGAACACAAAGGCACCAAATATTTAAAAAAGAACAACGAATTTTTGTGGGGCGTACGTTATCAGCAGGAATTCATTCAAGATAAACTCAGCGAATGGAAAATGATTGACTCGGCAGATTATGTGAATCCGTATAGTCCAACCGAAATTAATTTAACGGATGTATACAAAAGCAAAATCAACATCAACAGCAGCCGTGTGATGGAATACATCGAGTACATTCACAATAAAACATTCCGCGATTCCTCTACCCTCACCTTCACCGGCGGTGTGCGCGGAAATTACTGGACACTTAATAATCAATTTGTGGTTTCGCCTCGCGTAACCTTAGCTTACAAACCAAATTGGAAACGTGATTTCATTTTCAAGTTATCGGGAGGTTATTATTATCAGCCGCCGTTTTACCGTGAGCTGCGCGGACTCGACGGAACACTCAATACCAATTTAAAAGCTCAGCAATCCATTCACGTGGTGTTAAGCAGCGATTACAATTTCTCGGCGTGGCGTCGTCCGTTTAAATTCATGGTAGCGGCGTATTTTAAAGATTTGAGGAATTTAGTAACGTATGAAATCGACAATGTGCGCGTGCGTTATTTCGCCAATAACAACACCAGAGGTTACGCAACAGGTATCGACTTCCGTGTGAACGGTGAATTTGTAAAAGGCGTAGAAAGCTGGGCTTCCTTAGGATTTTTAAGAACCTATGAATACTCCAAAGACAATATTCATTACAAGTATTACAACAAAGAGGGAGAAGAAATTGTAAAAGGCTACAGCTTCGATCAGGTGGCAGTTGACAGTACTAAAATTGATCCGGGATTTATTCCACGCCCGACAGACCAATTAGCCACCTTCAGTTTATTCTTCCAGGATTATTTACCAAAGTATCCCGCATTAAAAATGAATTTGAATTTAATTTTCGGCAGTGGTTTACCTTTTGGTCCGCCTAACCATTTACGTTACCAGCAAATTTTCAGAATGCCGCCTTACCGACGTGTAGACGTAGGTTTTGCTTACAACATTTTAAAAGAAGACAGAGAGTTTAAAACCAAAAACTTTATGAACCACGTAAAATCCATGTGGTTGAATGTAGAAGTATTGAACTTACTTGGTGTGAACAACACTGTTTCTTATACCTGGGTGAAAGACGTCACTGCGCGCCAGTATGCTGTGCCGAATTACCTCACCAACCGCATGCTCAATGTGAAATTACAGGTGAGATTTTAA
- a CDS encoding RelA/SpoT domain-containing protein, producing MKAKIGKRELKMINELVSHFENQTHLFSVVLDSMNSNIEHSPVLKKLIHSKKSRIKDPSHLRDKLERKLFDSKLKRKPFDINKENLFLKINDLAGFRIIHLHTKQFEKIDKELKRIFIEQQWKIIEGPNARTWDDESRSYFRSINVETSDNPNMYTSVHYIIKPNNNSNITCELQVRTLMEEVWGEVDHSINYPHKSESISCREQIKALARVTSSCSRLVDSIFTTHEHEVSSKMNSISKRKRK from the coding sequence ATGAAAGCAAAAATTGGTAAAAGAGAATTGAAAATGATTAATGAACTAGTAAGTCATTTTGAAAATCAAACTCATTTGTTTTCTGTTGTTTTAGATAGTATGAATAGTAATATAGAACATTCTCCAGTTTTAAAAAAGCTAATTCACTCCAAAAAATCAAGAATAAAAGATCCATCTCATTTAAGAGATAAATTAGAAAGAAAATTATTTGATTCTAAATTAAAAAGGAAACCATTTGATATTAATAAAGAAAATCTATTTTTGAAGATTAACGATCTTGCAGGTTTCAGAATTATTCATTTACATACAAAACAGTTTGAGAAAATTGATAAAGAATTGAAAAGGATATTTATTGAGCAGCAATGGAAAATTATTGAAGGCCCAAATGCTAGAACATGGGATGATGAGTCGAGAAGCTATTTTCGGAGTATTAATGTCGAAACTTCAGATAATCCGAATATGTATACAAGCGTGCATTATATTATTAAGCCGAATAATAATTCTAATATAACTTGTGAGTTGCAGGTTAGAACTTTAATGGAGGAGGTATGGGGAGAAGTTGATCATTCAATTAATTACCCTCATAAATCTGAAAGTATTTCATGTAGAGAACAGATCAAGGCACTAGCAAGGGTAACATCTAGCTGTAGTAGACTTGTAGATTCTATTTTTACAACGCATGAACACGAAGTTTCTTCTAAAATGAATTCAATTTCGAAAAGGAAAAGAAAATAG
- a CDS encoding AAA family ATPase encodes MNKRHTAKRITLYNHKGGVGKTTLLVNIAAALASLGKRVLLVDADPQCNLTSYLVDSDVVDGWLDDSDSDKGNTIWSALKPFVESYGEVKYIKPQERQEGVFLLPGDIKLSEFEQELNQIWVDCLQRKVRGFKGASAISEIVNEIAKKEKIDYVFYDVGPNIGPLNRVILLDCDYFIVPAACDLFSVRALKTLGKSLHDWIKEWNVISQLAPDNMLLLPGKPTYLGYILQRFRMYGDAIASQFAAYASKLEKSSYSDVTEVLRRIDKNLAKGSLSQNKLGQVKDFASLVPYSQSQGLAFFDVEGGAPNLKEEAKREFVSIANKVISLTV; translated from the coding sequence ATGAATAAACGCCATACAGCAAAAAGAATTACTTTGTATAATCATAAAGGTGGTGTTGGAAAAACCACGTTGCTTGTAAATATTGCAGCAGCCTTAGCTTCCCTTGGTAAACGTGTTTTATTAGTTGATGCTGATCCTCAATGTAACTTAACATCATATTTAGTTGATTCTGATGTAGTAGATGGATGGCTAGACGATTCGGATTCTGATAAAGGTAATACAATTTGGTCTGCATTGAAGCCTTTTGTAGAAAGTTATGGCGAGGTAAAATACATCAAGCCTCAAGAACGTCAAGAAGGAGTATTTTTATTACCTGGTGACATAAAATTATCTGAGTTTGAGCAGGAGCTAAATCAAATATGGGTTGATTGTTTGCAAAGGAAAGTTAGAGGATTTAAAGGTGCTTCTGCAATTAGTGAAATTGTTAATGAAATTGCCAAAAAAGAAAAAATCGATTATGTGTTTTATGACGTTGGTCCAAATATAGGACCGCTTAATAGAGTTATACTTTTAGATTGTGATTATTTTATTGTCCCAGCAGCTTGTGATTTATTTTCCGTTCGAGCATTAAAAACACTTGGCAAATCTTTGCATGATTGGATTAAAGAATGGAATGTTATTTCGCAGTTAGCGCCAGATAATATGTTGCTATTACCAGGTAAGCCAACTTATTTAGGATATATACTACAAAGGTTTAGAATGTATGGTGATGCAATCGCTAGCCAGTTTGCAGCTTATGCAAGTAAACTAGAAAAAAGTTCTTATAGTGATGTCACAGAAGTTCTTCGTAGAATAGATAAAAATTTAGCAAAGGGTTCGTTAAGTCAAAATAAGTTAGGGCAAGTAAAAGATTTTGCTAGTCTCGTCCCATATTCACAATCGCAAGGACTTGCTTTTTTCGATGTCGAAGGTGGCGCTCCTAATTTGAAAGAAGAAGCGAAAAGAGAATTTGTATCTATTGCAAATAAAGTAATTTCTTTAACAGTTTAA
- a CDS encoding helix-turn-helix transcriptional regulator, translated as MGNLYQIRKQSVISSIMGDLPTDAAVSLPVSCLIFGLSGTFYINSEKGKSEEGNCFFIASDITYKVMPLTCKGYVILFFDAVSPEHYFLHSTYSASNILKLEWRGDNTILQKTFSKLNEAESDAFLDTVFQTLFNLERKNISHEFDNRITQVDEYIRKNIREKFTNRELAEHIHLSESRFYHFFKEQTGVNVSRYVLWLRLKTIFERYFKSEFKLNALIDITNFTDLSHFIKSFKSFFGETPKRLLNK; from the coding sequence ATGGGGAATCTTTATCAAATACGAAAGCAAAGTGTTATCAGTTCTATTATGGGTGATTTACCCACCGATGCGGCTGTTTCTCTGCCGGTGAGCTGTCTTATCTTTGGTTTGAGTGGTACGTTTTACATCAATAGCGAGAAGGGAAAAAGCGAGGAAGGAAATTGTTTTTTTATTGCGTCGGATATTACCTATAAAGTCATGCCGCTCACCTGCAAAGGTTATGTGATTTTATTTTTTGACGCGGTGAGTCCTGAACATTATTTCCTGCACTCTACTTACAGCGCTTCCAACATTTTAAAACTAGAGTGGCGCGGCGACAATACCATACTTCAAAAAACATTTTCAAAACTAAATGAAGCGGAGAGTGATGCTTTTTTAGATACGGTGTTTCAAACGCTCTTCAACCTAGAAAGAAAAAACATCTCACATGAATTTGATAATCGCATTACACAGGTAGATGAATACATTCGTAAAAACATCCGCGAAAAATTCACCAATCGTGAGCTGGCCGAACACATTCATTTGAGTGAAAGTCGATTTTACCATTTCTTTAAAGAACAAACCGGCGTGAATGTGAGTCGCTATGTATTATGGCTGCGCTTAAAAACTATTTTTGAGCGTTATTTTAAGAGTGAGTTTAAATTAAACGCCTTAATTGATATTACCAACTTCACCGACCTTTCGCATTTTATTAAGTCCTTCAAATCCTTTTTTGGGGAAACACCCAAACGATTGCTCAACAAATAA
- a CDS encoding T9SS type A sorting domain-containing protein: protein MKTNTMISHSKKAAQFFFLSLALLFVGLLKAQTFPIGHMSINFKDASRTGGYAISGGINITGSGRDVGAEVYYPATVAGNNQPVANGVFPVVVIGHGFVMDWSSYDNIYNKLASTGYIVLLPRTEGSFSPSHGDFGNDLKFLVNAAQSLNTISTPSALVTFNGKVSPKAAIGGHSMGGGSSFLASASNTSVTCLFNFAAATTNPSSIASASLINVPALVISGAIDCVADTTVQNSHYAALASTKKFHVILKQITHCDFGNGTNFNCTFGQSTTGCGNVVSNALAFPRYMNYVQNFLDNQLKNDCAAGQRFMDSVNTNSSLRSGLKKLGSIACAAASVNSLNKTVEARLYPNPAHSSFFIETAIKNFNLKLYDAYGKLIVEKVYADANTVEIDLQEMNAGIYFVELEAEGGRSYFKLVKE, encoded by the coding sequence ATGAAAACTAACACCATGATATCACACTCTAAAAAAGCAGCGCAGTTTTTCTTTTTGTCGCTCGCCCTTTTATTTGTTGGCCTTTTAAAAGCGCAAACATTTCCGATTGGTCATATGAGCATCAATTTTAAAGATGCGTCAAGAACCGGAGGGTATGCTATTTCCGGCGGCATTAATATAACAGGTTCGGGAAGAGATGTGGGAGCCGAAGTCTATTATCCGGCAACAGTGGCTGGTAACAATCAACCTGTAGCCAACGGTGTTTTTCCGGTGGTGGTTATTGGCCATGGTTTTGTGATGGACTGGAGTTCGTACGATAATATTTATAATAAATTAGCTTCAACAGGGTATATCGTTTTATTACCAAGAACCGAAGGAAGTTTTTCGCCTTCGCACGGCGACTTTGGAAATGATTTAAAATTTTTGGTGAATGCCGCGCAGAGTTTAAATACCATTAGCACACCAAGTGCATTAGTTACGTTTAACGGAAAAGTATCGCCTAAAGCAGCCATTGGCGGACATTCGATGGGAGGCGGCAGTTCATTCTTAGCTTCGGCGAGCAATACATCGGTGACCTGTTTATTTAATTTCGCGGCAGCAACAACCAATCCGTCTTCGATTGCATCGGCTTCTTTAATTAATGTACCGGCTTTAGTGATTTCGGGCGCGATAGATTGTGTGGCTGATACCACGGTGCAGAACAGTCATTATGCCGCTTTAGCATCCACAAAAAAGTTTCATGTGATTTTAAAACAAATTACCCATTGCGATTTTGGAAACGGTACTAATTTTAATTGCACTTTTGGTCAGAGTACAACAGGCTGCGGTAATGTTGTATCAAACGCTTTAGCATTTCCGCGTTATATGAATTATGTACAAAACTTTTTAGATAACCAATTAAAAAACGATTGCGCGGCGGGACAACGCTTCATGGATTCGGTGAATACCAATTCATCTTTGCGTTCTGGATTAAAAAAACTTGGAAGCATAGCTTGTGCGGCGGCATCGGTTAACAGTCTTAATAAAACAGTAGAAGCCCGTCTTTATCCGAATCCTGCGCATTCCAGCTTTTTCATTGAAACAGCCATCAAAAATTTCAATTTAAAGTTATACGATGCCTATGGTAAATTGATTGTAGAAAAAGTGTATGCAGACGCGAATACAGTTGAAATAGACTTACAAGAAATGAACGCGGGTATTTACTTCGTTGAATTAGAAGCTGAAGGTGGAAGAAGTTATTTTAAACTGGTGAAGGAATAG
- a CDS encoding response regulator transcription factor: MPNLITAIVVDDESNSRFVLKNLLEKFTDEIEVIGEAGNVEDAFTLVKEKKPHLVFLDIQMPKANGFALLKKFDILPFEVIFVTSYDKYALNAIKFSALDYLLKPIETEDLTRAIGKAVKRITDKSNNGTQVINLLHNLNAGNNDHKVAVHNGDLVKFINEKDILYMEADGSYSIITTEQKERFVTARNLKDFEEYFGDSSSFVRLSRSCLINANHVKQYSKGEPCIIEMLDGKSFEIPRRKKAEILERLKAY; this comes from the coding sequence ATGCCCAATTTAATTACTGCCATAGTAGTCGATGATGAGAGCAATAGCCGTTTCGTATTAAAAAATCTACTTGAGAAATTCACGGATGAAATTGAAGTTATTGGTGAAGCCGGTAATGTGGAGGATGCTTTTACCTTGGTTAAAGAGAAAAAGCCACATCTTGTTTTTCTGGATATACAAATGCCTAAAGCCAATGGATTTGCTCTCTTAAAGAAATTCGATATTTTACCGTTTGAAGTAATTTTTGTAACCAGTTATGATAAATACGCGTTAAATGCCATTAAGTTTAGCGCGCTCGATTATTTATTAAAACCAATTGAAACCGAAGATTTGACAAGAGCCATTGGTAAAGCAGTGAAAAGAATCACAGATAAAAGCAATAACGGTACTCAAGTAATTAATTTGCTCCACAATTTAAATGCCGGCAACAACGATCATAAAGTTGCGGTGCATAACGGTGATTTGGTAAAGTTTATTAACGAGAAGGATATTCTGTACATGGAAGCCGATGGCAGTTATTCTATCATAACTACCGAACAAAAAGAAAGGTTTGTAACAGCACGCAATCTGAAAGACTTTGAAGAGTATTTTGGCGACAGCTCAAGTTTTGTAAGATTGAGCAGAAGTTGTTTAATAAATGCCAATCACGTAAAGCAGTATAGCAAAGGCGAACCCTGCATTATAGAAATGCTAGACGGTAAGAGTTTTGAAATTCCTCGTCGTAAAAAGGCCGAAATATTGGAAAGACTGAAAGCTTATTAA